A stretch of Triticum aestivum cultivar Chinese Spring chromosome 1D, IWGSC CS RefSeq v2.1, whole genome shotgun sequence DNA encodes these proteins:
- the LOC123171054 gene encoding uncharacterized protein has product MRGRETPPKARSGAATPSCPQSPLRITHDGEFYARLLTRESSLANPSFRYYGAGPAAVPFGWESQPGTPKDATSCCRKALPAVPAITPPPSYHARAATASSYGDSGRLQGRRSKGAPAGDRSCKCCCGGYRRLKWVKIGFIAAVFRRIALGRSRVSSSAASVQSSSSSTRWLFSGGSSSCLDEAGAHHYQYYEAPAMTGMLCLGVRPSPWMVKFCGGRREPVWVQGGP; this is encoded by the coding sequence ATGAGAGGGCGAGAGACGCCCCCCAAGGCTCGCAGCGGCGCGGCGACCCCGAgctgcccgcagagcccgctccgcATCACGCACGACGGCGAGTTCTACGCGCGGCTGCTCACCAGGGAGAGCTCCCTCGCCAACCCCTCCTTCCGCTACTAcggcgccggccccgccgccgtgcCCTTCGGCTGGGAGTCCCAGCCGGGCACGCCCAAGGACGCCACCTCCTGCTGCAGGAAGGCGCTCCCCGCCGTCCCGGCCATCACCCCGCCGCCGTCCTACCACGCGCGGGCCGCCACCGCGTCGTCGTACGGCGACAGCGGCAGGCTGCAGGGCCGCAGGAGCAAGGGCGCCCCCGCCGGCGACAGGAGCTGCAAGTGCTGCTGCGGCGGCTACAGGAGGCTCAAGTGGGTCAAGATCGGCTTCATCGCCGCCGTGTTCCGCCGGATCGCGCTCGGCAGGTCCCGGGTGTCCTCGTCCGCGGCGTCGGTGCAGTCGTCCTCGTCGTCCACCCGCTGGCTCTTCTCCGGCGGCTCGAGCAGCTGCCTGGACGAAGCCGGCGCCCACCACTACCAGTACTACGAGGCGCCGGCCATGACGGGGATGCTCTGCCTCGGGGTCCGGCCGAGCCCGTGGATGGTGAAGTTCTGCGGCGGCCGGAGGGAACCCGTCTGGGTGCAGGGCGGGCCGTAG